Proteins from a genomic interval of Paenibacillus sp. FSL R5-0623:
- a CDS encoding mannitol-1-phosphate 5-dehydrogenase: MKALHFGAGNIGRGFIGLILSRAGYEVIFSDVNQTLVTALQERGQYTVELANESKDQETVTGVNAIDGTQLETVAQTVVEADLITTAVGVGVLKHIAPGIAKGLEKRLNSGPAQNPLHIIACENAIGASTQLKEHVYALLDEKVRSLADQYVYFPDSAVDRIVPIQHHEDPLHVQVEPFYEWVVDRSQMAPAFKPVEGILYVDDLEPYIERKLFTVNTGHCVAAYIGNVHGYDTIQQAIADEKVKSIVYGALQETGKVLVKRFAFNPEEHEQYIVKILGRFVNPYLTDEVTRVGRSPLRKLSPNDRLVRPALQAYADGTDTTYLAMGMAAACKFDVSDDPEAVELQDMIRQKGVSAALHHYTSIDEHHPVLQQAVAQYNQM; the protein is encoded by the coding sequence ATGAAGGCTCTACACTTTGGCGCAGGTAACATTGGACGTGGGTTCATTGGATTGATTCTCTCCCGTGCAGGGTATGAAGTGATTTTCTCCGATGTGAATCAGACCTTGGTAACCGCTCTTCAGGAACGGGGACAGTACACGGTGGAACTGGCTAACGAGAGCAAGGATCAGGAGACCGTTACAGGCGTAAATGCAATCGATGGAACCCAGCTGGAGACGGTTGCCCAAACGGTTGTAGAAGCTGATCTGATTACAACCGCAGTGGGTGTGGGCGTGTTAAAACATATTGCACCAGGGATTGCGAAGGGACTTGAGAAAAGACTGAATTCCGGTCCTGCTCAAAACCCTCTTCACATTATTGCTTGCGAGAACGCCATTGGAGCCAGCACACAATTGAAAGAGCATGTATATGCTCTGCTTGATGAAAAAGTACGTTCCCTTGCAGATCAGTATGTTTATTTTCCAGATTCAGCCGTAGACCGGATCGTGCCTATTCAGCATCATGAAGATCCGTTGCATGTACAGGTTGAGCCTTTTTACGAGTGGGTAGTTGATCGTTCCCAGATGGCTCCTGCATTCAAACCGGTTGAGGGCATTCTATATGTCGATGATCTGGAACCGTATATTGAACGGAAGCTGTTCACTGTAAATACAGGGCACTGCGTTGCAGCATATATCGGTAATGTGCATGGGTATGACACGATTCAGCAGGCTATTGCCGACGAAAAGGTGAAATCGATTGTCTACGGTGCTTTGCAGGAAACTGGAAAAGTTCTGGTGAAGCGTTTTGCATTCAACCCGGAAGAACATGAGCAGTATATTGTCAAAATATTGGGACGATTCGTAAACCCGTATCTTACCGATGAGGTTACTCGTGTTGGTCGTTCCCCGCTGCGCAAGTTGTCTCCGAATGATCGTTTGGTTCGTCCGGCCCTTCAGGCATATGCGGATGGAACTGATACGACTTATCTGGCTATGGGTATGGCAGCAGCTTGCAAGTTCGATGTCTCCGATGATCCGGAAGCGGTTGAACTGCAGGACATGATCCGCCAGAAGGGGGTTTCGGCTGCACTGCATCATTATACGTCCATAGATGAGCATCATCCGGTGCTTCAACAGGCTGTTGCCCAGTATAACCAAATGTAA
- a CDS encoding cysteine-rich CWC family protein, with protein MSAEQDDQEHIHIDDLVCPLCGEANRCSYAAGHPHSECWCNRATFPEGVFDRIPAEQRRKSCICQRCLDDYADKLQPKEEPHS; from the coding sequence ATGTCTGCAGAACAAGACGATCAAGAGCACATCCATATCGATGATCTTGTCTGCCCGTTATGCGGGGAAGCTAATCGCTGTTCCTATGCCGCAGGACATCCTCATTCGGAATGCTGGTGTAACCGGGCTACTTTCCCCGAAGGTGTATTCGACCGCATTCCGGCAGAGCAGCGCCGAAAATCGTGCATATGTCAACGCTGTTTGGATGACTATGCCGATAAACTCCAACCAAAAGAAGAGCCACACAGTTAA